In Streptomyces sp. P3, one DNA window encodes the following:
- a CDS encoding ATP-binding protein has translation MNTLAITALVLLALVAVVAVAAVWVTRRRWLAARQQAHLLAREQQATEQALDRLVHEVLPQIHTAGGRAAPPVLAPELAGTAVGERLELAVKATAGLAQAIVRDIQYAAHQEIEQVKTGGAEELRRAHTDAQAEIARVQANAVRSTEAAVRSVSSALVGMAARTSRKVSEGVRAHQDDAAFETLTGIDRTVQQTLLVAQGWTVLAGGKLTRHWTTTTLTDVVRAAMGYVEDYQRVAPQELPLAVKTRVVGPVVHTLALLLDNALRFSPPQSRVHVSFEQGHHGVTVIVDDSGLQMTPEQLDEARDVLTGQRTDDITQLGALPKTGFRVTAALARAYGFRVDVQAPNALLGTRALLTLPGDLLTTVAEATPAPAQAAESIPQGALAPVPESRLALAPPARGPQPVPVPAHTPAEERLGAPAAAGTTASGLTRRHRRGTPAPAPARRPVNAEPGRASVIASWARGTQAARAELDAAPSPTPDEQGHEA, from the coding sequence ATGAACACGCTCGCCATAACCGCGCTCGTCTTGCTCGCCCTCGTGGCCGTCGTTGCCGTGGCCGCGGTCTGGGTCACCCGTCGCCGCTGGCTCGCGGCACGACAGCAGGCACATCTCCTGGCCCGAGAACAGCAGGCCACCGAGCAGGCCCTGGACCGGCTGGTCCACGAGGTGCTGCCGCAGATCCACACGGCCGGCGGCCGAGCTGCTCCGCCTGTTCTGGCGCCGGAGCTGGCCGGCACCGCGGTCGGCGAGCGGCTGGAGCTCGCGGTCAAGGCCACCGCCGGCCTCGCCCAGGCCATCGTCCGCGACATCCAGTACGCCGCGCACCAGGAGATCGAACAGGTCAAGACAGGCGGAGCGGAGGAGCTCCGTCGTGCGCACACCGACGCGCAAGCGGAGATCGCCCGCGTGCAGGCGAACGCCGTGCGGTCGACCGAGGCCGCGGTGCGCAGCGTGTCGTCGGCGCTGGTGGGCATGGCCGCCCGGACCAGCCGCAAGGTCAGCGAGGGGGTCCGGGCGCACCAAGACGACGCCGCCTTCGAGACGCTGACCGGGATCGACCGCACCGTCCAGCAGACGCTGCTGGTCGCCCAGGGCTGGACCGTCCTGGCCGGCGGCAAGCTGACCCGGCACTGGACCACCACGACCCTGACCGATGTGGTGCGGGCTGCGATGGGCTACGTCGAGGACTACCAGCGCGTGGCACCGCAGGAGCTGCCCCTCGCGGTGAAGACCCGCGTCGTCGGGCCCGTGGTGCACACCCTCGCCCTCTTGCTGGACAACGCGCTGCGGTTCTCCCCGCCGCAGTCCCGCGTTCACGTCTCCTTCGAGCAGGGCCACCACGGGGTCACCGTCATCGTGGACGACAGCGGCCTGCAGATGACGCCGGAGCAGCTCGACGAGGCACGGGACGTCCTCACCGGCCAGCGCACCGACGACATCACCCAGCTCGGCGCCCTGCCCAAGACCGGTTTCCGGGTCACCGCCGCTCTCGCTCGCGCCTACGGCTTCCGCGTCGACGTCCAGGCCCCCAACGCGCTGCTGGGCACCCGCGCGCTCCTCACCCTGCCCGGGGACCTCCTCACCACCGTGGCCGAGGCCACACCCGCGCCCGCTCAGGCGGCGGAGAGCATTCCGCAGGGCGCGCTCGCCCCCGTTCCGGAGAGCCGCCTGGCACTGGCCCCGCCCGCGCGAGGCCCGCAGCCCGTCCCCGTCCCGGCACACACGCCGGCAGAGGAGCGCCTCGGTGCGCCAGCCGCTGCCGGGACGACGGCCAGCGGGCTGACACGGCGCCACCGGCGCGGCACTCCGGCCCCTGCTCCCGCCCGCCGCCCGGTCAACGCGGAGCCGGGACGCGCGAGCGTGATCGCCTCCTGGGCCCGCGGCACCCAGGCGGCACGCGCCGAACTTGACGCCGCCCCCTCCCCGACCCCTGACGAGCAAGGACACGAGGCATGA
- a CDS encoding glycoside hydrolase family 15 protein, translating into MKRLPRIEQYGLIGDMQTSAHVCDDGSIDWLCLPRFDSPAPFAALLGSEKHGAWRIAPAAAYQEGAAASAERRYVGESLVLETVWRTSSGTVTVTDFMPPRNGAPQVIRIVEGTAGQVSMVSALRARPGYGRISPWVHEVEGRMVAEGGEDALWLDTATEQREKDGAIVGSFTVAAGDSVAFVLSWSPSHGCPPEIPEPEAALGVTLAFWEDWTSQCSYTGPYRDAVLRSLIILKAMTYAPSGGIVAAPTTSLPEEIGGERNWDYRYTWLRDASTTLAALLGSGFRQEADSFRRWLLRAVAGDPENLQIMYGITGQRELSERELGWLPGYENSAPVRIGNGAADQVQLDVYGYVIETLYLAHESGVAPCGDTAVLHQRLVEHLAERWQMPDEGIWEVRGERRHFVHSKIMTWVAVDRTIRLVEAGAMEADLFALIELREAIHHDVCMRGFDAERNTFTQSYGSQEVDAALLLIPRVGFLPPDDPRVVGTVEAVRRDLSTPEGFVHRYRTAGKRTGIDGLTGNEGTFLLCSFMMVDALALTGRLDEAHALFSRLLALRTDLGLLAEEYDPTSGRQLGNFPQAYSHIGVIGSALLLQQLGAGAPAAEADVLVAASA; encoded by the coding sequence ATGAAACGGCTTCCGCGCATCGAGCAGTACGGCCTGATCGGCGACATGCAGACCAGCGCCCACGTCTGCGATGACGGTTCGATCGACTGGCTGTGCCTGCCCCGCTTCGACTCGCCGGCCCCGTTCGCGGCCCTGCTCGGTTCGGAGAAGCACGGGGCATGGCGCATAGCCCCCGCCGCCGCCTACCAGGAGGGCGCCGCAGCAAGCGCCGAGCGGCGCTATGTCGGCGAGTCCCTCGTGCTGGAGACGGTGTGGAGGACCTCCTCCGGCACCGTGACGGTCACCGACTTCATGCCGCCGCGCAACGGAGCGCCGCAGGTGATCCGGATCGTGGAAGGCACGGCCGGTCAGGTCTCCATGGTGTCCGCGCTGCGCGCCCGCCCCGGCTACGGCCGCATCAGTCCGTGGGTCCATGAGGTGGAGGGGCGCATGGTGGCCGAGGGCGGCGAGGACGCCCTGTGGTTGGACACGGCCACCGAGCAGCGGGAGAAGGACGGGGCAATCGTGGGTTCCTTCACGGTCGCCGCCGGCGACAGCGTGGCCTTCGTGCTGAGCTGGAGTCCGTCCCACGGCTGCCCGCCCGAGATCCCTGAGCCCGAAGCCGCGCTGGGCGTGACCCTGGCGTTCTGGGAGGACTGGACGAGCCAGTGCAGCTACACCGGGCCCTACCGCGACGCTGTCCTCCGCTCGCTCATCATCTTGAAGGCGATGACGTACGCGCCCAGCGGGGGCATCGTCGCCGCGCCGACCACGTCGCTGCCCGAGGAAATCGGCGGCGAACGGAACTGGGACTACCGCTACACCTGGTTGCGCGATGCCTCCACCACCCTGGCCGCACTGCTCGGGTCCGGCTTCCGCCAGGAGGCCGACTCCTTCCGCCGGTGGCTCCTGCGGGCGGTGGCCGGCGATCCGGAGAACCTGCAGATCATGTACGGCATCACCGGCCAGCGGGAGCTGTCGGAGCGGGAGCTGGGGTGGCTGCCCGGATACGAGAACTCCGCACCGGTCCGGATCGGCAACGGCGCAGCCGACCAGGTGCAGCTCGACGTCTATGGCTACGTGATCGAGACCCTCTACCTCGCGCACGAGAGCGGCGTCGCTCCGTGCGGGGACACCGCGGTCCTCCACCAGCGGCTCGTTGAGCACCTGGCCGAGCGGTGGCAGATGCCCGACGAGGGGATCTGGGAAGTCCGCGGAGAGCGGCGGCACTTCGTCCACTCCAAGATCATGACGTGGGTGGCCGTCGACCGCACCATCCGCCTGGTCGAGGCCGGCGCCATGGAAGCCGACCTGTTCGCGCTGATCGAGCTGCGCGAGGCCATCCACCACGACGTGTGCATGCGCGGCTTCGACGCCGAGCGCAACACCTTCACCCAGTCCTACGGATCGCAGGAGGTTGATGCCGCGCTGCTGCTGATCCCCCGGGTGGGCTTCCTGCCACCGGACGACCCGCGCGTGGTCGGAACGGTGGAAGCGGTGCGCCGGGATCTGTCTACCCCCGAGGGCTTCGTGCACCGGTACCGGACCGCTGGGAAGCGGACCGGGATCGACGGCCTGACCGGTAACGAGGGGACCTTCCTCCTCTGCTCGTTCATGATGGTCGACGCGCTCGCCCTGACCGGCCGTCTGGACGAAGCCCATGCCCTGTTCAGCCGGCTGCTGGCCCTGCGCACCGACCTCGGCCTGCTCGCCGAGGAGTACGACCCCACCAGCGGGCGGCAGCTGGGCAACTTCCCGCAGGCGTACAGCCACATCGGGGTCATCGGATCCGCGCTCCTGCTGCAGCAGCTCGGCGCGGGTGCGCCTGCGGCGGAGGCGGACGTTCTCGTGGCGGCGAGTGCCTGA
- a CDS encoding DUF6415 family natural product biosynthesis protein → MRLSLDPHRDGNQPVGERGRRAPVTEVPAPTRDHVVAASETVTLVLGEDSPLPESAADVEDLVRLLRGHVAQLGARTAPGIPALLRAQRLCSDSVPEGYMPSRVYLVRLAEATQELMAHVERGGPRPISVEGGRRWRKPRVNVLRGAVFALALACLVFAASVPRT, encoded by the coding sequence ATGCGCCTTTCGCTGGACCCTCACCGAGACGGCAACCAGCCCGTGGGAGAGCGCGGGCGGCGAGCGCCCGTCACTGAGGTGCCGGCGCCGACGCGCGATCACGTGGTGGCCGCGTCGGAGACGGTGACGCTGGTGCTGGGCGAGGATTCGCCACTGCCCGAGAGCGCTGCCGATGTGGAGGACCTCGTTCGCCTTCTGCGCGGCCACGTTGCCCAGTTGGGCGCACGGACCGCTCCGGGGATTCCCGCCCTGCTGCGCGCGCAGCGGCTCTGCTCCGACAGCGTCCCCGAGGGCTACATGCCGAGCCGGGTGTACCTGGTCAGGCTCGCCGAGGCCACCCAGGAGCTGATGGCACACGTGGAACGCGGCGGTCCCAGGCCGATCAGCGTGGAGGGCGGGCGGCGTTGGCGGAAGCCCAGGGTCAACGTGCTGCGCGGGGCCGTCTTCGCCCTCGCCCTGGCCTGCCTGGTCTTCGCCGCTTCGGTGCCGCGGACATGA
- a CDS encoding Tat pathway signal protein, with protein sequence MARERNVALAALLREAGWSQPQAAAAVARVAAECGVRELEAISRSHISMWVLGTKPSGRAPHILRETLSRRLGRRFSLADLGLEEAPTGTTDTGSDWSVDPLTALAELGSDDLDMHRRKLLATAAYSAAGLALPTTSWWAAAPDAATNRRPASSRSVTQADVDDVRDLTVYYSARDQQRGGASGRKALASHLLDGAVPLLGGRFRTDQLRRDTYSAVAEMTYLAGWMAFDASEHRTAQRYLTIAARIAAEAGDGPLGGHVLRALAHQAVDLGHPRRALALADASMSRDRYGQASHRERALLAIVHARALASDGDRAGTLAAISRAERDLARADATEAPARVGFFQEASLAHETACALRDMGQPRDAEIHFKRSVATRRRQQFARTHSVTLGYLGAVQVQQGRLEEACATWNEALDAMAGIQSGRARDVIVRMQSDISPVRQRGGRYVAELDRRARGMLRAIG encoded by the coding sequence ATGGCCCGTGAACGAAACGTCGCCCTCGCCGCACTCCTGCGCGAAGCAGGCTGGTCCCAGCCGCAAGCAGCCGCCGCTGTTGCCCGCGTGGCCGCGGAGTGCGGAGTGCGCGAGCTGGAGGCGATCTCCCGCTCGCACATCTCCATGTGGGTGCTCGGCACGAAGCCGAGTGGCAGAGCGCCGCATATCCTGCGCGAGACGCTGTCCCGCAGACTCGGCCGCCGCTTCTCCCTGGCCGACCTCGGGCTGGAAGAAGCGCCGACAGGCACGACCGACACCGGATCCGACTGGAGCGTCGACCCTCTGACCGCACTGGCCGAGCTGGGAAGCGACGATCTCGATATGCACCGACGCAAGCTGCTGGCCACCGCCGCCTACTCCGCGGCCGGCCTTGCCCTGCCCACCACGTCGTGGTGGGCAGCCGCCCCCGATGCAGCGACGAACCGCCGACCGGCCTCCTCGCGCTCGGTGACTCAGGCCGACGTCGACGACGTCCGCGACCTCACGGTCTACTACTCCGCGCGCGACCAGCAGCGAGGCGGCGCATCCGGCCGCAAAGCCCTTGCCAGCCACCTGCTCGACGGTGCGGTACCGCTGCTTGGCGGCCGATTCCGTACAGATCAGCTTCGCCGCGACACGTACTCCGCCGTGGCGGAGATGACTTACCTCGCCGGTTGGATGGCCTTTGACGCCAGTGAACACCGCACTGCTCAGCGCTACCTCACCATTGCCGCCCGTATCGCGGCGGAAGCGGGAGACGGACCGCTCGGTGGTCATGTCCTGCGCGCCCTCGCTCACCAGGCCGTGGACCTCGGGCATCCACGCCGGGCGCTGGCCCTGGCCGACGCCTCGATGTCCCGCGACCGCTACGGCCAGGCCAGCCATCGTGAAAGGGCGCTGCTGGCGATCGTCCATGCACGCGCCCTCGCGTCCGATGGCGACCGGGCCGGCACCCTCGCGGCCATTAGCCGCGCGGAGCGGGACCTTGCCCGCGCCGACGCCACCGAGGCACCGGCCCGCGTCGGCTTTTTTCAGGAAGCCTCCCTCGCCCACGAGACGGCCTGCGCTCTGCGTGACATGGGCCAGCCTCGGGATGCGGAGATCCACTTCAAGCGCAGCGTGGCCACGCGCCGACGCCAGCAGTTCGCCCGTACCCACAGCGTGACGCTCGGCTACCTCGGCGCTGTCCAAGTCCAGCAGGGACGCCTCGAAGAGGCATGCGCGACCTGGAACGAAGCACTCGACGCCATGGCCGGTATCCAGTCCGGGCGAGCCCGCGACGTCATCGTCCGCATGCAGAGCGACATCTCGCCCGTCCGGCAGCGCGGTGGTCGCTACGTCGCCGAACTGGACCGTCGCGCGCGAGGCATGTTGCGCGCCATAGGCTGA
- a CDS encoding SAM-dependent methyltransferase: MPTYEVKSIATVVGGHTRVQDDYQGGAESIIRLDDAYPLETLQGIEEFSHLTVTWRFHLARPEDVQLHARSPRGNQNWPTTGTFVHRNHRRPNQLAVSYPRLLKVEGRDLLVTDLDAVDGTPVIDLAPYFEQMGPQGPIRQPAWPGEMLEPNYWAKASERPSERPL; this comes from the coding sequence ATGCCGACCTACGAGGTCAAGTCGATCGCAACGGTAGTGGGCGGCCACACCCGCGTGCAGGACGACTACCAAGGCGGGGCCGAATCGATCATCCGGCTCGACGACGCGTATCCCCTCGAAACGCTGCAAGGAATCGAGGAGTTCTCCCACCTGACCGTGACCTGGCGCTTCCATCTGGCCCGACCCGAAGACGTCCAGCTCCACGCACGCAGTCCAAGGGGAAACCAGAACTGGCCGACGACCGGCACGTTCGTCCACCGCAACCACCGGCGCCCCAACCAACTGGCGGTCAGTTACCCGCGGTTGCTCAAGGTCGAAGGCAGGGACCTCCTGGTCACCGATCTCGACGCCGTCGACGGGACGCCCGTCATCGACCTGGCACCGTACTTCGAACAGATGGGGCCCCAGGGCCCGATCCGTCAGCCCGCATGGCCTGGCGAGATGCTTGAACCGAACTACTGGGCGAAGGCAAGCGAACGGCCCTCCGAGCGTCCCCTGTAG
- a CDS encoding ATP-binding protein: MTRLQEETPPGGGIRSFADVAGVPCARSVHEDRHSTSARPGMPTPSLGCQAAFLPELARVGEMRQTAGAFLRLCRVSEPVAGVVVLAVSELVTNAVVHGEGEVVLRITVAVDVVRVSVTDHNPAPAVLNAAGPDGESGRGIRLVDAISDAWESSGEETWCEFRYARAAG, encoded by the coding sequence ATGACCAGGCTCCAAGAGGAGACCCCGCCCGGCGGGGGCATCCGTAGCTTTGCCGACGTGGCAGGCGTGCCATGTGCGAGGTCGGTTCACGAAGACCGGCACAGCACATCGGCGAGGCCAGGCATGCCGACGCCATCCCTTGGTTGTCAGGCGGCCTTTCTCCCTGAGCTCGCGAGAGTTGGGGAGATGCGGCAGACAGCCGGGGCGTTCCTGCGGCTGTGCCGTGTTTCGGAGCCGGTGGCGGGGGTCGTCGTACTGGCCGTCTCGGAGCTGGTCACCAACGCCGTGGTTCACGGCGAGGGAGAAGTCGTGCTCCGGATCACGGTGGCCGTCGACGTGGTGCGCGTCTCGGTCACCGATCACAATCCGGCCCCAGCTGTACTCAATGCAGCCGGACCCGACGGTGAATCCGGTCGCGGGATCCGGCTTGTCGATGCGATCTCAGACGCGTGGGAGAGCAGCGGCGAGGAGACGTGGTGTGAGTTCCGGTATGCGAGGGCTGCGGGTTGA